In Macaca fascicularis isolate 582-1 chromosome X, T2T-MFA8v1.1, one DNA window encodes the following:
- the LOC102127891 gene encoding protein ARMCX6 produces the protein MGRAREVGWMAAGLMIGAGACYCVYKLTIGRDDSEKLEEEEEEEWDDDQELDEEEPDIWFDIETMARPWSEDGDWTEPGAPGGTEDRPSGGGKANRAHPIKQRPFPYEHKNTWSAQNCKNGSCVLDLSKCLFIQGKLLFAEPKDAGFPFSQDINSHLASLSMVRNTGPTPDPTVREALCATDNLNASIESEGQIKMYINEVCQETVSHCCNSFLQQAGLNLLISMTVINNMLAKSVSDLKFPLISEGSGCAKVQVLKPLMGLSEKPVLAGELVGAQMLFSFMSLFIRKGNREILLETPAP, from the coding sequence ATGGGCCGGGCTCGGGAAGTGGGTTGGATGGCGGCAGGACTGATGATTGGGGCTGGTGCCTGCTACTGCGTTTACAAACTGACCATAGGAAGAGATGACAGTgagaagctggaggaggaggaggaagaggagtgggACGATGACCAGGAGCTGGATGAGGAGGAGCCTGATATTTGGTTTGATATTGAAACTATGGCTCGGCCCTGGAGTGAGGATGGGGATTGGACTGAACCTGGGGCACCAGGTGGCACTGAAGACAGGCCCTCAGGGGGAGGCAAGGCCAACCGAGCACACCCAATAAAACAGCGGCCATTCCCCTATGAACATAAAAATACTTGGAGTGCTCAAAATTGTAAAAATGGCAGTTGTGTTCTGGACCTCTCCAAGTGTCTTTTCATTCAGGGAAAACTGTTGTTTGCTGAGCCCAAGGATGCGGGCTTTCCATTTAGCCAGGATATCAATAGCCATTTGGCCAGTCTCTCAATGGTTAGAAACACGGGCCCCACACCAGACCCCACTGTTAGAGAGGCTTTGTGCGCCACGGATAACTTAAATGCCAGCATTGAAAGTGAGGGCCAGATTAAGATGTACATCAATGAAGTGTGTCAGGAGACTGTGTCACATTGCTGCAACTCATTTCTGCAGCAGGCCGGATTAAATTTGTTAATAAGCATGACAGTTATTAATAACATGCTTGCCAAGTCCGTTTCAGACTTGAAGTTTCCTTTGATATCAGAGGGAAGTGGATGTGCTAAGGTTCAGGTTTTGAAACCACTGATGGGTTTGTCTGAAAAGCCAGTCTTGGCGGGGGAGTTAGTCGGTGCCCAGATGCTCTTCTCATTCATGTCCCTCTTtatcagaaaaggaaacagagagatTCTCCTGGAAACCCCTGCCCCATAA